From the Planctomycetaceae bacterium genome, the window GGCAGGCCGCCCGGCGGCGCCGTCAGCGGCACGATGGCCTCCTTCGCCCCCAGCCGCGCGTGGGCGCTGCACCAGGGCCAGGCCTCGGCCCGCGTCGCCAGGCCGGCCTTGAGGGCGTTTCGTTCCACGTACCGCAGCACCGACAGCACGGCGTCGCCGCCTTCCAGCACGCCCATCGCCCGCAGCGCCGCCGGCGGCCGCGTCTGCTCGATCAGGAAACTCTTGAACCGCCCCTGGTAGATGTGCCCGCTCCCGGCCGTGCCGTGTCGGGCATGCACGCGCTGCGTGTGCGTGAGCGTCAGCCAGCGAATGAAGGCCGAGAGATCGCCATCCTCGCGCGGCCAGAGCACCAGGTGCCAGTGATTGGGCATGATGCAG encodes:
- a CDS encoding transposase; the encoded protein is CIMPNHWHLVLWPREDGDLSAFIRWLTLTHTQRVHARHGTAGSGHIYQGRFKSFLIEQTRPPAALRAMGVLEGGDAVLSVLRYVERNALKAGLATRAEAWPWCSAHARLGAKEAIVPLTAPPGGLPEDWIEWVNRPHTDKELAALQRSVERGVPFGREPWVKRMAAEWGLESTLRPRGRPRKAEQGIEKGRSRLRLR